A segment of the Nocardia higoensis genome:
GATGGCCGCCGCGCATCTCGAGGAGATTTCGGCCTATACCGCAGCTGCGCGGCAGGTCGTTGTGAAGCTTGCGTCCCCGCAGCGGCAGATGCTGTATCAGCTCATCGCCGAGGCACATCAGTTGTCGGGCTGGGTGTTGTTCGATCGGGGGAGCCTTGCTTTGGCTGAAAAAGCTTTCGCTGCGTCGAGAGTGGCAGCCGAGCAGGCGGATGCGTTGGATCTGATGGCCTATATCGGTGGGCCGAACTCGGCCTTCATGAGTATCTGGTCCGGCGAGCCCGCACGCGGCGCGGAACGCGCCTACGGTGCGTTGTCATGGGCGCGGCGAAGTGGAAACCGGCGATTGTCGGCGTTCGTGCTGACCATGTCGGCTCGCTCGCATGCGCGCCTCGGTGAGTCGGAGTTGTGCACGCGGATGCTGCGAGAAGCGGAGTCGGAGCTTTCGAGACATCGCCCTGACCAGCCTGATCCGATCTGGCTGGAAGTCTTCGATGCCGCCGCACTGGCTGGGCATCGAGGGTCTTGCCTTCTCGATCTCGGCCATCACGATCATGCGATCGCTGCTTTGCAAGAGCAGGCATCCGCGAGCGACGAACGGTTCGTTCGCAATCGCACGATCTGGCTGCTCGAACAGGCGGAAGCACAGCTCCGGCTCGACCGGCGTGAGGCTGCCGCGTACACGGTGAACGAGGCGTTGAACCAGGTAGGTGGCGGAACTGTCTCCCCCAGGGTGCGGCGCATGTTTCGTGCGGTGCAACTGAGGATGGGCACATGCGCGGACCCGGCCGTTCGCGATATTGCCGAGAGGTTGCGAGAGTTCAACGCGCAGAGCGCGTGAACGGGTATGTCGCCCAGTAAATTTCAGGGCCATTGGGCGTATCTGCCACCAGCAAGAGTTCCCCTAGTAGGCGACCGGCCACTGCGCGGAACCGTCCGGGACCTTCCTCGACGAATCGGGTGTCTGTCATTGCGGGCTTACGCGCAAGACAGGCGTGTAGACCGTCGGATTCCCATCGGAACAGGGTCTCATCAGCTTCGGACCACCAACTACCCAGCAATGGCTCGATATGGGGCGGGCATTCGGCCAGCCACCACTGCGGTGGCGGGGGAGCGGGGTGTTCGACGATGGCCTCGCACAGGATCTCCGCCGCCAGATCGCCGGGCTCGATTCCCCGGGTGGTATTGGCCAGAACCGCCACCGAAAGACCACTAGCGCGATCGAGCGCAAGCGCGGATTGGAAGCCAGGCATCGCGCCGGTGTGGCCGGAGATGATGACACCGTCGCGTCGTTCCAGGATCAGGCCGAGCCCCCAACCTCGGGTCCAACCGGAGGTGTCGACCATGACGTGCAGGGTGTGCATCTTCTCGACCACCGTCTCGGGCAGCACCGAAGGCTCGTTGCCGCCCAACGCGTGAGCCCAGCACAGGAGATCACCGGCTGTGGACCACAGTTGACCGCCGGCGCCGATCGCACCTTGATCCATGACGGGCTCGCGGTGCACTGTGGCTACGAACGGATCCAACCGGTAGCCGAGTGCGGCCTTCTCGGGCTGGGTCCAGCATGTTCGGTCCATTCCCAGCGGCCGAAGCAGGGTTTCGTCGATCACCGATTCGAACGGCCGACCCGCGACTGCCTCGATCACCTGACCGAGGATCGCGTAGCCGAGGTTGGAGTAGTGCCACCGTTGACCTGGCTCGGCAACGAACTCGACGCGGGAGAACCTTTCCCGGAGTGCGGCGGGAGACGGGCCGAGCATGCTCTCCCACATGTCGGTGGGCGCCTCCCGTTGCAGGCCGCTGGTATGTGACAACAGCATGCGTAGCGACACATGTCCGAACGGTGTGCCCGGCAGGTAGCGCTGAACGCGGTCGTCCAACCCCACTTCGCCGGAGTCGGCCAGCAACACCGTCGATGCGGCGGTGAAGGTCTTGGTGATCGAGCCGATGCGGTAGCTGACTTCTTCAGTCGCCGGAACCCGGTTCTCCGCATCCGCGCAGCCGGACACGGCCACAGCCCGTGACGCGCCACCGACGCCGATCGCCGCCAGCAGACTCGGAATTCGCGCGCTGGACTGCACCTCGGCCACTCGCGCGGACAGCCTGGTCTGCAAGTCCCTGTCCATCGGTTCCTTCCCGTCACCACCAGGATCGCACGAACGAAGATCCGACTTCTGTGCCGTCTGCGCGACCGGTACAGCACTGCTCAGGTGCGCGTCCTGTGCGCTCTTGCGCGAGCGAGAAAGCCCTGCACCGCAGGGGAATTGACCGACAAGGGGTTGATCGGGCCGACGGTCCTCACTCTCGGCTGCCTCATGCGCAGGCAACTGGTGGGTTCCCGGGTGATGCGCCGCTCCGATCTCGAGCGTCCGACCCCGGTCTATACGCTGACCGGCAAGGGCGAAATCGTCGCCGCCGAAATGATTGCCGCCCATATTCAGTGCTGATGGGGTGCGGCGGCTGGACCGCGACCTGCCAGAGCCTGACCCGGGCGAGAGCGTCGCCGTACACGGTGGCCACATCCCCCGGCCCTCGATGTGGAAGCCGGCGTGGCGGTCTCCGAGGAGATTTCGACGGTTTCACACTGCGACGACGGCGATTCCCGGCCCGCACAGCAGCGTGAGATCTTCGGTATCGGAGGTGAGAACGGTGACGGGCGGTGGCGCTGTCCTCGCCACAGCGGCCAGGACGGCATCGATGGCGTACTTGTGGCCGTGGAGACTGTGCGTCCGGATCAGCTCGGCGGCGTCGTCGCTCACCCGTCGAGTGATCTCATGGACGTCCAAGCGGGACAGCGTCCACGAGATTCGATTCTTCGGGAGACGGCCGTGCTCGGCCCCCAGCCGGGTCATCGTGGTGGTGCCGACCCGGATGTTCTCCAGACGCGCGGCTTCGACCCAGGTCACCACCGCGCGATCGCCGCGATAGAGCTTCGACAGCCCTTCGCTGTCGAGCAGCAGTGTGCCGGCCATCAGGCAGCGGCCCCGGACTTCCCGTCGGAGTCGTGGCGCAGCGCGGCTCGGGCGGCATCGATCTCTTCCTGAGTCAGCGGCCCATGGTCCCGGGTGTGGTCCTCGACGATTTCACCGAGCTTGTCCATGGCCACCCGGTGCTCCAGTGCCTCGGTGACATAAGAGGAGAAGCCGCCGGGGCCGACTTGGGCGCGGATGGCCTCGGCCAGCGACTCCGGCAAGCTGACGGAGTATTTTCTACTACCGCTCATGCCACTTATCCTACCATCAGTAGTGTAGTTGCGGTGACGGCGATCGGTGAATTGCACCGATCGCCGGTCGCTCGTGTCCGGATCGACCCCGGTCGGGGTTGGCGGGATCGATCCGGGTTCAGCAGGTGCGCCTGGCCCGCGTAGCGCACGCGGCCGGTGGATCGCGGTTGTGCGATCAGGGAACGAACACTTCTGTTGTCGCCGGGATGCTCGGGCGGTCGGTCCGCACGGTGAGCGCGACCCGTCCGGGCCCCGGGTGGACGTACACGAAGTCGGGGTGGGAGCCCGTCCGCCACGCGGGGATGAAGCGGGTCACCGAGCCGCGCTGGCCGGTGTCGAGGTTGTGCCAGTCGATGATGGCCGTCACGTCGCAGGCCAGCAGGCTCGGCGCCCAGTCGCCCAGCGGGGAAAAGCCTTGCAAGAGACGCAGTTCGATGGAATGGGTGCTTCCCGGCGCGCCGTAGTCGGTGCTGGGCAGGGGCCCGTCGTAGGCAGTGCCTCCGGCGGTGAGCATGCCGACGCAGACGCCGTTGCCCAATGTCCACGTCGGAGCCGAGTTGAACTGCGTCATGGCGCAGCTGCGGGGGCCGACGTTGGACCATCCGAGTTGACAGGGGTCGGCGGCGTTGGCGGTGCCCGGCGCTGCGACGGCCATCGCGGTTCCGACGAGTGCGGTGGCTACGGTGGCTACGAGTCCACGTCCGATTTTCATATACGGATGATCGAGGGCTGTCGTGCGAACATTACTGTTCTCTATGTCTCGATTCGGTCTCCGTGTGGTTCGCCGCAGGACTGCGCCCGGTCGGAATCCGCGGCGGCGCTTGGGTAATGCCCTCAGCGGAGCAAGGATTCGATCAGGTCCATCTCGGATCCGCGCGCGACGGGAGGGCGCCGCCGTCAGCGGGCGGAGCGCACCTTCTGCGACCACAAATCTGAGCACATGCGCAGGACCGTAACAGCGCGCCTCGCACAGGATCGCGCCATTTCTCCGTGAACTCTCGCCGACAGCGATGAGTCCTCGGGCACTGCTCCGTCCTATCAGTTGAACGCGCTACCAACCCGGCGCGACCGACCAGAAGGACCGGATATGACCATCGCCAACCCCTCCGCCGCATCCTCCGCCGACGTCACCAACCGCCCCGGCGCGATCCGCAACCGTGTCCTGTGGACCCTGCAGATCCTGCTCGGCCTGTTCTTCATCATAGCCTCCGGCGGGCCGAAGCTCCTCATGCCGAACGCGCTGGCCGAGAACGCCCCCGAGAATCTGACCATCCCCCTGGCACTGCTGATCTTCATCGGAGTCGCGGAGGTCGCCGGCGGCATCGGCCTGATGGTGCCCCGGCTCAGTGCCCTCGCCGCCGCGGGCCTGTCCGTTCTCACCGTGCTCGCCGCCGCGACGCAGGCGTTCATCGCCGACAAGCCCGCGATGGCGATCTTCCCGCTGGTGCTCGCCGCGATCTTCGCCTGGATCGCCTACGAACGTCGCGCCACCGTTGCCGATCTGCGTAACTTGTTCGCGAGGTGACACTTCCATGATTACGACCGGCGATCGGTGGCACCCACCGATCGCCGCTCGTGCGTTCCCGGATCGATCCCCCGTCGGGTTGGCGGTGCTCGATCCAGCGGCCATCCGGTACGCGGCGCCCCGGCGGGGCGCCGCCTTCAGGTTGCCGTCATCGCGTCCGAGCGTAAGCGGCTCACCGAGGCCGTGCGCTCGCTGCTCGCTGGAGCATGGTCCAGCCGGTCCAGCCGCGCTCGGTCAGCAGCTCGATCAGTCGACGGGCGGGCGGCCAGGTGTCGAATGCCAGTGCGTCCAGCAGTTCGACCAGCATGGGTTCGATGCCGCCGCCGACGTAGTCCTCGCCTTGTTCATCGGCGATCGTCGTGAGGTAGGCGGTCATCTTGTCGGCGAGTTCGATCATCTGCCGGTCGTCGGTGTGGTCGAGGGCCCGACCGAGGCTGCGATAGAAGTCGGTGAGCCGCGGATCGTCGAGTTGTCCTTGTTTGCGGGCGATCCAGTCCAGGATCTTGTCGGGTGAGCGCGCGGCAAGCGGGATCCAGCCGTCGCGTTCGATCCGGACGACCCGCTCGTCGATCCCGAGGGCTCGCAGCCGGTCGAGAAACTCGACCACTTCCGGTGGCAGGACCAGGCGGTCTCCGGCGGTGAGGCGGGCGATCTGTTCTCGGTGTCGCTGCCGCTCGCGGATCTCGGCCTGGAGTCGCTTGTCGATGTCGGCGATGGCTGCGGCGAAGCCTTCCGTATCGGCCTGTAGCAGCTCTCGCACGCGTGCCAGCGGGACGCCGGCTCGGGCCAGCGTCCGGATCTTGATCAACTCGACCAGATCGTCGGCGGTGTATCTGCGATAGCCGGAGTGGTCTCGCTCCGGTTCCGGCAGCAGCCCTTTCGCGTGGTAGTGCCGCACCGCCCGCACGGTGACTCCGGCGTACGATGCCAGCTCGCCGATGGTGAGCATCAGATGACTCTCCTGGACTTCGGTGTCGCTGCTGCCGCCGCTCAGGCGACCGGATGTCGTCGACCGTGCAGGATCCGGGCGATGTGCGGGGCGTGCGTGATGACCGATCCATGGTCGGCGTCGAGCCATGATGTGGTGATGTGCGGTCGCGCGCGGAGCAGCCGCTCGATGCCTGCCCGCCAGTTCCGGTTGTACCGTATCGCGCGCTCGTCTGCGTTGTCGCCGGCCATCGACGACGACATGAGCATGTGGATCGGGCAGTCGATCTCCTGGTACCGGTCGAGAAGGCCGGACCGTATCGCGTCCAATTCGACGTTGAGATCGACGATCTGCTCGGTGGTGAGCAATATCTGACGCGGCGTGCCTCGGGCGGCTTCGTTCGCCCACACGGCTTGCTTCCACATCGTGTGGAACGACGATAGTTCGGCCTCGGTGAGGAACGGCTCGGGCACGGGGTTCGCTCCGTCGATGAGAACGAGTTCTGCGGCTTCGCCGGCATGTTCGGCGGCATAGTGCACGATCAGGTCCGCCCCCAGCGAGTGACCGACGAGCAGAGGCGCCGAGGGCAGGCGGAGGCGTCGGAGTTCGGTCATCACGGCGGCGAAATCGCTCAGGAACGCGTCGAAGGAGTACCGTTCGCCCGCCGACGAGAGACCGTGGCCGCGCAGGTCGAACGTCATCACGTCGAAGTCGAGCCGCAAGAGGTGGATGAGTTCTCGCAGATCGGCTTGTGTCGTGAGGAGCCCGGGGCACAGAACCAGCGGTCGGCCTCGGCCGCCGCGAGTGACCGGGATGGTGACCCCGTCGCGGCGAACTGCGAACTGATCGGTTGTCGTCGTCATGTCGCCATGCTGAGGCGTTGCCCCTGCGTCATGGTCAACCGCCGGCGAGCCGGAGCGATACCGAATCGGCTCGAGGTGGGTCGCCGGTCCGGCCCGGTGTCGGCTACGGTGAGCCGACCGCACGGGCTACGAACAGGAGGCGATGAATATGGCTGCGCACAGCCTGTTTCGTCATGTCCTCCGGCAGGAGCACTCCCGGCGCTAGCGCCATCGGCTCCCGCCTCTCCCGAACAGGAGCATTCCCGTGCCGATCGATTCCGATCACTCTCGTACTTTCGAAACCCCCGGCGCTGCCGATGATCTCGTCACCGCGCGGCTGCGCCTGCGTCGCTGGACGCCCGATGTCGCCGCCGAAGTCGCCTACGGACGCCGCAGCCCGCGGTGGGCCGAGGACTTCCCCGCCGACGGCGACATCGTCATAGCCACCGAGCTCTCGAATCACCCGTCCTGGTACGGCCCCTTCGGCCACCGCCTGATCGTCGAAGCCGCGACCGGGTTGCTCGTCGGCTCGACCGGCCTGTTCTGGCCACCCGCGGACGGCATGCTCGAGATCGGCTACGGCATCGCCGAGTCCCGGCGCGGGCGCGGCTACGCCACGGAGGCCGTCGCCGCGCTCACGGCCCACGCCCGCACGGCACCCGAGGTGCGGACGGTGTTCGCGCGGGTCTCGACCGACAACCCGGCTTCGATCGCGGTCCTGCGTGCCTGCGGATACCGGGCGACCGGAAGCGACGGCGGCATCCTCCGCTACGAGGCGTAGCCGCTCCCGATCATCGGCGGGCGAGCACATCGACCGGCTCGCCCGCCGATGCCCGGACACACCGGCACGCCTCGAGGGCGCACGATCCGCCCCGACCGCTGCCACGAGGCGATATCGGCGGTACCGAACGAATCAGCCTGCGCGCCTATGCGGTATCCAAGTCGCGTTCCCGGAACGCAAAGGCGCCCGCAACCACCGCCGCGGCCGCCAAGGCGGTGAGCACGACGAGCGCGGGCCAGCGCATCTCTTCCATCGGTATGCGGGCGATGTGCTGGAACGGGGACAGGTCGTGGATCCATTGCGGCAGATTCATGAGCGGTCCGAAGAAGCCGAGAACCATCGAGAATCCGAGCAGGGCCCAGGTGGCACCGACAGCTTGCGGGAAGAACCCATAGAGCAGCGCGGCGACCGCCAGCACCAGGAGTACCGCGGGAGCGAACAGCAGGTGGGCGAGGAGGGCGTCGACAATGTATGCGCCGTCGCCGACCGACAGCGACAACGCGATGCCGAACGCCGCGCCGGTCGCGGCGAGCAAGGCGAGCACCCCGATGGCCGCGACACCGATCCACGCGGCGAACCACCCCGCCCGGCCGGTCGCGGTCGCCAGCACCGGTTCGGTGCGACCTCTGGTTTCCTCGGTTCGCAGGGATTGCACAGCCAGGATCGCGAAGACGGCGACCAGGAGCGCGTCGAACAGCGCCATGGTGCCCAGATAGCCGTCGAGCATACGGCCGGCATCACCGCCCATCACATCGATCATCTGATCGGGCAGGTCGTCGAAGGAGTCGACGATCGTGTTGCCGATCCCGCCGTAGAGTGCGCCGCCGGCGACCAGGGCACAGGCCCAGCCGACGAGACCGGCGCGTTGCAGCCGCGCTGCCAACGCTACGGGGGTGTCCATCCAGTTCGCGGCATGTCGCGGGCCGGGCCGTGCGGGGACCAGTCCGGCGCCGAGGTCGCGGCGCGCCGACAGGAGGTAGGCGAGGACGGCGAGAATCAGAGCCGAAGCGATCGAGAGCGACAGGGGCCACCACCGCCCTTCAGCGTAGGCACGGGTCTGCTGCGACCAC
Coding sequences within it:
- a CDS encoding serine hydrolase domain-containing protein; the encoded protein is MAEVQSSARIPSLLAAIGVGGASRAVAVSGCADAENRVPATEEVSYRIGSITKTFTAASTVLLADSGEVGLDDRVQRYLPGTPFGHVSLRMLLSHTSGLQREAPTDMWESMLGPSPAALRERFSRVEFVAEPGQRWHYSNLGYAILGQVIEAVAGRPFESVIDETLLRPLGMDRTCWTQPEKAALGYRLDPFVATVHREPVMDQGAIGAGGQLWSTAGDLLCWAHALGGNEPSVLPETVVEKMHTLHVMVDTSGWTRGWGLGLILERRDGVIISGHTGAMPGFQSALALDRASGLSVAVLANTTRGIEPGDLAAEILCEAIVEHPAPPPPQWWLAECPPHIEPLLGSWWSEADETLFRWESDGLHACLARKPAMTDTRFVEEGPGRFRAVAGRLLGELLLVADTPNGPEIYWATYPFTRSAR
- a CDS encoding ABC transporter permease, encoding MTSTTTYSGAPSAAPPDAGPGTWRGPLAGTGILLRLDLRRDRIKLPMWLLGITAMSFYYAGALQQVYKTPEDLRAVSQFAEGVVGALISGPGFGLADPTIESVIVAVYGLYFLLLAALMNILLISRHTRVEEQAGRAELVRANAVGRHAQLTAALLVALISDIAVAVLIASSFAATGLDTSDALLFGAGVGAVGLVFAAITAITVQVTEYSRAASGLAGLTLGIAYVLRAAGDAIREGGSALSWLSPLAWSQQTRAYAEGRWWPLSLSIASALILAVLAYLLSARRDLGAGLVPARPGPRHAANWMDTPVALAARLQRAGLVGWACALVAGGALYGGIGNTIVDSFDDLPDQMIDVMGGDAGRMLDGYLGTMALFDALLVAVFAILAVQSLRTEETRGRTEPVLATATGRAGWFAAWIGVAAIGVLALLAATGAAFGIALSLSVGDGAYIVDALLAHLLFAPAVLLVLAVAALLYGFFPQAVGATWALLGFSMVLGFFGPLMNLPQWIHDLSPFQHIARIPMEEMRWPALVVLTALAAAAVVAGAFAFRERDLDTA
- a CDS encoding MerR family transcriptional regulator gives rise to the protein MLTIGELASYAGVTVRAVRHYHAKGLLPEPERDHSGYRRYTADDLVELIKIRTLARAGVPLARVRELLQADTEGFAAAIADIDKRLQAEIRERQRHREQIARLTAGDRLVLPPEVVEFLDRLRALGIDERVVRIERDGWIPLAARSPDKILDWIARKQGQLDDPRLTDFYRSLGRALDHTDDRQMIELADKMTAYLTTIADEQGEDYVGGGIEPMLVELLDALAFDTWPPARRLIELLTERGWTGWTMLQRAASARPR
- a CDS encoding alpha/beta fold hydrolase encodes the protein MTTTTDQFAVRRDGVTIPVTRGGRGRPLVLCPGLLTTQADLRELIHLLRLDFDVMTFDLRGHGLSSAGERYSFDAFLSDFAAVMTELRRLRLPSAPLLVGHSLGADLIVHYAAEHAGEAAELVLIDGANPVPEPFLTEAELSSFHTMWKQAVWANEAARGTPRQILLTTEQIVDLNVELDAIRSGLLDRYQEIDCPIHMLMSSSMAGDNADERAIRYNRNWRAGIERLLRARPHITTSWLDADHGSVITHAPHIARILHGRRHPVA
- a CDS encoding helix-turn-helix domain-containing protein, producing MSSVPYRFHPRDTAEGLFGAELRARRIEAGLSLRRLAPLVLVSHDLLARVEKAQRRPQSDLVERLDTVLGADGELRRLAAPFTDWTAPRRPQGVELEPETAVSTVRSLIAQVRAADHTMAAAHLEEISAYTAAARQVVVKLASPQRQMLYQLIAEAHQLSGWVLFDRGSLALAEKAFAASRVAAEQADALDLMAYIGGPNSAFMSIWSGEPARGAERAYGALSWARRSGNRRLSAFVLTMSARSHARLGESELCTRMLREAESELSRHRPDQPDPIWLEVFDAAALAGHRGSCLLDLGHHDHAIAALQEQASASDERFVRNRTIWLLEQAEAQLRLDRREAAAYTVNEALNQVGGGTVSPRVRRMFRAVQLRMGTCADPAVRDIAERLREFNAQSA
- a CDS encoding DNA-binding protein, translated to MAGTLLLDSEGLSKLYRGDRAVVTWVEAARLENIRVGTTTMTRLGAEHGRLPKNRISWTLSRLDVHEITRRVSDDAAELIRTHSLHGHKYAIDAVLAAVARTAPPPVTVLTSDTEDLTLLCGPGIAVVAV
- a CDS encoding DoxX family protein, which codes for MTIANPSAASSADVTNRPGAIRNRVLWTLQILLGLFFIIASGGPKLLMPNALAENAPENLTIPLALLIFIGVAEVAGGIGLMVPRLSALAAAGLSVLTVLAAATQAFIADKPAMAIFPLVLAAIFAWIAYERRATVADLRNLFAR
- a CDS encoding GNAT family N-acetyltransferase, whose amino-acid sequence is MPIDSDHSRTFETPGAADDLVTARLRLRRWTPDVAAEVAYGRRSPRWAEDFPADGDIVIATELSNHPSWYGPFGHRLIVEAATGLLVGSTGLFWPPADGMLEIGYGIAESRRGRGYATEAVAALTAHARTAPEVRTVFARVSTDNPASIAVLRACGYRATGSDGGILRYEA